The genomic DNA GGGATAGATCGTCCAGCCGGTCGAGCCGTTTGGAGGCGTCCGTCACGGGCGGCATGAGCGGAAAGGCACCGGAGGCGCACATGACCGGGTAGTGTTTTGCCAGGTAGGCGAAGAACTTTTTGGCGATTCCGGGTTTCATGTGTTCTTTGCCTCTGGGGTCCGGTTTAGTCGGCCTGCGTTTCGAGCAGTCGCAACGCCCGAGGGGCGAGTTCGCTCAGTTCGGCTTTGGAAATCTGCGCATCGGCCCCGACGGCCATGCCTTTGTGATGCAGGGTTTCGCTGATGATGGAAGAGCAGAGGATGACCGGCAGGCGTCTGAGGACGCCGTCTTCCTTGATGCGCCGGGTCAGGGTGTGTCCGTCCATGGAGGGCATTTCGATGTCCGTGACCACCAGGTTCACGAACCTGTCCAGGGAGCACCCCTCTTCGGCCGCCTTGGCCTTGGCCTTGAGCAGGTATTGCAGGGCCAGTTCGCCGTTTTCAGCGGTTTGGACCCTGAATCCCGCCGAGGTCAGGATGTTGGCGATCATCTTGCGCGCCATGGTGGAGTCGTCGGCCAGGAGCACACGGTATTCCCTGTGGGCGATCGTTTCCCTGACCGCATGGGCGGGAGCCAGGTCCGGCTCGTCCTCGGGGTTGAGGTCCATGCAGATCTTCTCCATGTCCAGGATGAAAGTGATCCGTCCGGAAATCTTGACCACGCCGGTGATGGAGTTGACCGTCAGTGCCGAGACGTAGTTGGTGGGGGCCTCCACCTCCTGCCAGCCGATGCGGTGGATGCGGGTCACGCCCGATACCAGAAATGCGCTCTTGGTCCGGTTGAACTGGGTGACGATGACCTTGGGCGGCTCTTTTCCCGCGCGCGTCTTGCCCAGCCATCCGGCCAGGTCGATGAGCGGAATGACCTCGTTGCGGAGGGTGAACGCGCCGAGCACGGATTCGTGGGGCGCCTCGGGCATCTCGGTCAGCTCGGGCATCTGGATGATTTCCAGGACCTTGGCCACGTTGATGCCGTAATATCCCCGGTAGTCGCCGTTCGCACGCATTTCGTCGAGATAGAATTCGACGATTTCGAGCTCATTGGTGCCCGACTCCAACAGGATCTTGGTTTCGCTCATTAACAGGTGTCTCCAGGGGGGCCTCTGCGGACCCGGCGGTATCGTGACCTAGAACATATACAAGCGGTTTGCCGTGCGCAACCCCGGACATGGGGCTATTCCCGGAGGAAATGCAGCTATTCCCCGTCGATGCCGTATTTTTTGATTTTGTAATGTATGGCCCGGCGGCTGATGCCCAGCCGGTCGGCGGCGTCCTTTCTCACTCCGCCCGCCGCCTTGAGGGCGCGGATGATCGTTTCCCGTTCGTTGTCCTCAAGGGACAGGCTTGCCGAGGAGACATGCGGAGAATCAGGGGGCGGCGTTTCGAGCTGGAGGTCGTCGGCCCCGATGGTGTCCTCGTCGCAGAAGACCAGGGCCGCTTCCAGGGCGTTTTCCAGTTCGCGGACGTTACCCGGCCAGGGGTGGGTTTCGAGCCGTCGCGACGCCTCGTCCGAGAGCGTGGCGCGCGGCCGTTCCTGACGGGCGCAGAGCCGGTCGAGGAGTCCGTCCGCCAGAGCCGGGATATCCTCGCGCCGTTCGCGCAGGGGAGGGATGGTCAGGGTGACCACCTTGAGGCGGTAGTAGAGGTCCTCGCGGAACCCGCCGTCCGCGACCATCTTCGGGAGGTTCGCGTTGGTGGCGGCGATGACCCGGCAGGACACGGTCCGTTCGCTGTTGTCGCCCACCCGTCGGATGGTCCCTTCTTGGAGAAAACGCAGCAGCCGGGTCTGCATCTCCGGGGAGATGTTGCCGATCTCGTCCAGGAACAGGGTGCCGCCGTCGGCTTCCTCGATGAGTCCCTTCTTGTCCTTGACCGCGTGAGTGAAGGACCCTTTGACGTGGCCGAAAAGTTCGCTTTCGAGCAGGGTGGGCTGGGTTGAGCCGCAGTCCACCACCACGAAGGGGCCGCCCGCCCGGGGGCTCGACTCGTGCAGGATGCGCGCGGCCATCTCCTTGCCCGTGCCCGACTCGCCGAAGAGCAGGACCGTCGCCGTGGACCGGGCCACGCGGTCCAGCCGTTCGAGAAATCGTGCCATGGATGGGGCCTTCCCGCCGATCAGGCCATGCGTGCCGGGTTTGGATGCGGAGCCGTAAGGGGACGGACCGGCTGTTTTCGCACCGGGCGTGCCGCCGTTTGCAGCCGCTTCGCCGCGCGCTTCGAGCCGGACGCGGATTCTGCGAACCAGCTCCTTGCCGTCGAACGGCTTGGTCAGATAGTCGGCGGCCCCGGCCAGAATGGAACCGACGGCGTCCGGGATGGTCCCGTGGGCCGTGAGCATGATGATCGGGATGTGCGGCCAGTTCTCCATGACCTCCTTGAGCAGGCCCCGGCCGCCCATGCCGGGCATCTTCACGTCGGAGACGATCAGGTCCACCGGCTCGTCCGCCAGCATTTCAAGGGCGGTCTCGGCGCGGTCGGCCAGAAGCGGGCTCAGCCCGGCGGAGAGCAGGCGCGCTTCGAGCACCTGCAGGATGTTTTCGTCGTCGTCGACCACCAGGATGGTCGGAATGTCCGG from Pseudodesulfovibrio thermohalotolerans includes the following:
- a CDS encoding chemotaxis protein, with product MSETKILLESGTNELEIVEFYLDEMRANGDYRGYYGINVAKVLEIIQMPELTEMPEAPHESVLGAFTLRNEVIPLIDLAGWLGKTRAGKEPPKVIVTQFNRTKSAFLVSGVTRIHRIGWQEVEAPTNYVSALTVNSITGVVKISGRITFILDMEKICMDLNPEDEPDLAPAHAVRETIAHREYRVLLADDSTMARKMIANILTSAGFRVQTAENGELALQYLLKAKAKAAEEGCSLDRFVNLVVTDIEMPSMDGHTLTRRIKEDGVLRRLPVILCSSIISETLHHKGMAVGADAQISKAELSELAPRALRLLETQAD
- a CDS encoding sigma-54-dependent transcriptional regulator, yielding MSAKPDIPTILVVDDDENILQVLEARLLSAGLSPLLADRAETALEMLADEPVDLIVSDVKMPGMGGRGLLKEVMENWPHIPIIMLTAHGTIPDAVGSILAGAADYLTKPFDGKELVRRIRVRLEARGEAAANGGTPGAKTAGPSPYGSASKPGTHGLIGGKAPSMARFLERLDRVARSTATVLLFGESGTGKEMAARILHESSPRAGGPFVVVDCGSTQPTLLESELFGHVKGSFTHAVKDKKGLIEEADGGTLFLDEIGNISPEMQTRLLRFLQEGTIRRVGDNSERTVSCRVIAATNANLPKMVADGGFREDLYYRLKVVTLTIPPLRERREDIPALADGLLDRLCARQERPRATLSDEASRRLETHPWPGNVRELENALEAALVFCDEDTIGADDLQLETPPPDSPHVSSASLSLEDNERETIIRALKAAGGVRKDAADRLGISRRAIHYKIKKYGIDGE